A genomic segment from Vagococcus zengguangii encodes:
- a CDS encoding ribonuclease J: MSSIKIIPFGGVRENGKNMYVAEIEEDIYILDCGLQYPENDLLGIDSVIPDFSYLVENKDRIVGVFLTHGHADAIGALPYLLAAVEMPVFGSELTIELAKLATTGYPGSKKFKDFHVVNELTEIDFPTSTVSFFKTTHTIPDSLGIVLGSTEGSIVYTGDFKFDHSAIDMYKTDFGRLAEIGQKGVFALLSDSSNAENPAQLVSEKQIAEEVEDTVKYWNGRIIVAAVANNIQRLQQIFNAAHRAMRKVVLTGRNVNEVIEVAIRLNKLTLPSDDLIIKYQDMKNYQPEELLILETGRHGEPIKSLQRMANQRGRGIQLGEGDLVYITTTPSTAMETEMAKTENMVYRSGATVRTISDNIKVSGHGSPADLQLMINLMKPRYFVPIQGEYRVLAAHADLAHDVGIDYRNIFITGRGDVIEYDGKRMHMAGSVEAQNIMVDGIGVGDIGNIVLRDRRILSEDGVFIAVTTINRKTRKIVAKPQISTRGFVYVKDNRELVEESAKIVEKIVEEQLVDNDFEWSKLKQEIRDQLSRYLFDQTKRRPVILPVIMESSQRRK, translated from the coding sequence GTGAGTTCAATAAAAATCATCCCTTTTGGTGGCGTACGTGAGAATGGTAAAAACATGTACGTAGCTGAAATAGAAGAGGATATCTATATTTTAGATTGTGGATTACAATATCCAGAAAATGATTTATTAGGAATTGATTCTGTTATTCCTGATTTTTCTTATTTAGTAGAAAATAAAGACCGTATCGTCGGTGTGTTCTTAACACATGGTCATGCGGATGCAATTGGTGCGCTACCTTATTTATTAGCGGCGGTTGAAATGCCAGTTTTTGGTTCAGAATTAACGATTGAATTAGCGAAGCTAGCGACAACCGGTTATCCTGGTTCAAAAAAATTCAAAGATTTCCATGTGGTAAATGAGCTGACAGAAATCGACTTCCCGACAAGTACGGTAAGTTTCTTCAAAACCACGCATACCATTCCTGATTCATTAGGGATTGTACTAGGTTCAACAGAAGGCAGCATTGTTTATACTGGTGACTTTAAGTTTGATCACAGTGCGATTGATATGTATAAGACAGATTTTGGACGTTTAGCTGAAATCGGACAAAAAGGCGTTTTTGCGTTATTAAGTGATTCATCTAACGCTGAAAATCCTGCACAATTAGTCTCTGAAAAACAAATTGCTGAAGAAGTGGAAGATACGGTGAAGTACTGGAATGGCCGTATTATTGTAGCGGCTGTTGCTAATAACATTCAACGTCTACAACAAATCTTTAACGCAGCACATCGCGCAATGCGTAAAGTCGTATTGACAGGTCGCAATGTGAATGAAGTCATTGAAGTAGCGATTCGTTTAAATAAATTAACGTTACCTAGTGACGATTTGATTATTAAATATCAAGATATGAAGAATTATCAACCAGAAGAGTTGTTGATTTTAGAAACAGGTCGTCACGGCGAACCGATTAAATCATTACAACGTATGGCGAATCAACGTGGTCGCGGTATTCAATTAGGTGAGGGCGATTTAGTTTATATTACAACGACCCCTTCAACGGCCATGGAAACTGAAATGGCGAAAACTGAAAATATGGTCTATCGTTCAGGCGCAACTGTGCGTACGATTTCTGATAATATTAAAGTATCAGGCCACGGTAGCCCAGCTGATTTACAGTTGATGATTAACTTGATGAAACCACGTTACTTTGTGCCAATTCAAGGTGAGTACCGTGTCTTAGCGGCGCATGCTGATTTAGCACATGATGTTGGGATTGATTACCGCAACATCTTCATTACAGGTCGTGGTGATGTTATTGAGTATGATGGTAAACGTATGCATATGGCAGGCAGTGTCGAAGCTCAAAATATTATGGTTGATGGTATCGGTGTTGGTGATATTGGGAACATCGTCTTACGCGATCGTCGTATTTTATCAGAAGATGGCGTCTTCATCGCTGTTACGACGATTAACCGTAAAACACGTAAAATTGTGGCGAAACCACAAATCTCAACACGTGGCTTTGTCTATGTGAAGGATAACCGTGAGTTAGTGGAAGAAAGTGCTAAAATCGTTGAAAAAATTGTTGAAGAACAGTTAGTCGATAACGATTTTGAGTGGAGCAAACTAAAACAAGAAATTCGCGACCAATTAAGTCGCTACCTATTTGACCAAACCAAACGTCGCCCAGTGATATTACCGGTGATTATGGAATCAAGTCAAAGACGGAAATAA
- a CDS encoding glycosyltransferase family 2 protein, producing MFKEVGEFLFTVLSLYPILGAMFLVVGVLCYKFLYQHEIQEFQRIAPEEQPMVTIMIPAHNEEVMIEQTIHYLMNELLYQNYEILVMDDGSTDQTPAILARLSAQYEKLRVVRVEANKGKAHAFNLGLSFAKGEYILSNDADTVPEVDALNKYMNYFLSEEGRNIAAVTANMDVQNRDRLIEKSQTVEFSSIVGTIKRAQMGMLGSMYSYSGANTMYRKAALIDVGLFRQDRATEDISICWDHQFFGWRAVFAPEIMFFMNVPSSLEMLYLQRKRWAKGGTEVWLTNFKRVFSNPIKNLPKVVLFIDQTLSIVWSLFYVVSMFIFSFTLMYYLATGNTERIQHMFAMAFIFITMEMFSGIIQLIASLILDNKGRKFKYLIFAPFYMILYWQMNAITITTTFIPAVKTILGFGSGTWKSPERVQMISTNND from the coding sequence ATGTTTAAAGAGGTAGGAGAATTTTTATTTACAGTTTTGTCGCTATACCCTATTTTGGGTGCGATGTTTTTAGTAGTAGGGGTTTTATGTTATAAATTTTTGTATCAACACGAAATTCAAGAGTTTCAACGTATCGCGCCTGAAGAACAGCCAATGGTAACGATTATGATTCCAGCACATAATGAAGAAGTCATGATTGAACAAACGATTCATTATTTAATGAATGAATTACTATATCAAAACTATGAAATTTTAGTGATGGATGATGGTTCAACTGACCAAACACCAGCTATTTTGGCACGTTTATCTGCACAGTATGAAAAATTACGTGTTGTACGTGTTGAAGCGAATAAAGGGAAAGCTCATGCCTTTAATTTAGGGTTATCGTTTGCTAAAGGAGAGTACATTTTAAGTAATGATGCTGATACGGTGCCAGAAGTTGACGCTTTAAATAAATACATGAACTATTTTCTTTCTGAAGAAGGTCGTAACATTGCCGCTGTCACAGCGAATATGGACGTCCAAAATCGTGACCGTTTAATTGAAAAGTCTCAAACTGTAGAGTTTTCAAGTATTGTTGGAACGATTAAACGAGCACAAATGGGCATGTTAGGTTCGATGTATTCATACAGTGGCGCTAATACGATGTATCGTAAAGCTGCCTTAATCGATGTCGGCTTGTTTAGACAAGACCGTGCAACAGAAGATATTAGTATTTGTTGGGATCATCAGTTCTTTGGATGGCGTGCAGTGTTTGCACCAGAAATTATGTTCTTCATGAATGTGCCAAGCTCATTAGAAATGTTGTATTTACAACGTAAACGCTGGGCAAAAGGTGGAACAGAAGTGTGGTTGACGAACTTTAAGCGCGTTTTCAGTAATCCAATTAAAAATTTACCAAAAGTTGTCTTGTTTATAGATCAAACATTGAGTATTGTGTGGAGTTTGTTTTATGTGGTGTCGATGTTTATTTTTTCTTTCACGTTAATGTACTATTTAGCAACGGGTAATACGGAAAGAATCCAGCATATGTTTGCGATGGCGTTTATCTTTATTACGATGGAGATGTTCTCTGGAATTATCCAACTGATCGCGTCGTTAATTTTAGATAACAAAGGTCGTAAGTTTAAATATTTGATTTTTGCACCTTTTTATATGATTTTATATTGGCAAATGAATGCTATTACGATTACGACTACGTTTATTCCAGCGGTTAAAACCATTTTAGGATTTGGTTCAGGTACTTGGAAAAGTCCAGAACGCGTTCAAATGATTTCTACTAATAATGATTAG
- a CDS encoding ABC transporter ATP-binding protein yields MLKRFFGYYKPYKKLFILDFTCAVIAAALELAFPVVVNNVIDNVLPKGNWRLIMLVCLALLVFYIINTVLQYIVVYFGHMLGVNIETDMRKQLFAHLQKQPFEYFDNSKTGKLMSRLTTDLFEISEVAHHGPEDVFITIMTLIGSFILMFRIHAGLAIATFILIPFLTIALVFFNKKMTKVNTEIYNSLGEFNAGIEASVSGIRVVQAFANERFEEERFASFNQGYRRAKLAFYRLMGTSSSYNYFMIRLINLFALIFGSYYVIKGEITTGQFVGFILLSNIFVKPIEKVNTMIESYPKGIAGFKRFTEEIDKEPLIKDHAEAVTLPKVQGNIQYQHVSFAYSDGTEVLNDINLTIKPGETIAFVGPSGAGKTTLTNLVPRFYEISGGSLQIDGYDVRDVTLSSLRSQIGIVQQEVFLFPGTIRENIAYGKLDATDAEILQAVKLAHLEKVIDQMPEGLETVIGERGVKLSGGQKQRVAIARMFLKNPPILILDEATSALDTETEQVIQESLFSLAEGRTTLIIAHRLATIKYATRIVVINEQGIVESGTHDELLALNGAYKKLYDAQFA; encoded by the coding sequence GTGTTGAAAAGATTTTTTGGTTATTACAAACCTTATAAGAAATTATTTATACTAGATTTTACTTGTGCGGTGATTGCGGCCGCATTGGAGTTGGCGTTCCCCGTAGTCGTTAACAATGTGATTGATAATGTTTTGCCAAAAGGTAATTGGCGTTTGATCATGTTAGTCTGTTTGGCGTTATTAGTCTTCTATATCATTAATACTGTTTTACAATATATTGTTGTCTATTTCGGACATATGCTCGGGGTTAATATCGAAACTGATATGCGTAAGCAATTATTCGCTCACCTGCAAAAACAACCGTTTGAATACTTTGATAATAGTAAAACGGGTAAATTGATGAGTCGTTTAACGACTGACTTATTTGAAATATCAGAAGTCGCCCATCACGGTCCTGAAGATGTGTTTATTACGATTATGACCTTGATTGGTTCGTTTATTTTAATGTTTAGAATTCATGCGGGATTAGCGATTGCGACCTTTATTTTGATTCCATTTTTAACGATTGCCTTAGTCTTCTTTAATAAGAAGATGACCAAGGTGAACACGGAGATTTACAACAGTTTAGGTGAGTTTAATGCTGGAATTGAGGCAAGTGTGAGTGGGATTCGTGTCGTGCAAGCTTTTGCTAATGAACGATTTGAAGAAGAACGTTTCGCTAGTTTTAACCAAGGGTATCGCAGAGCTAAATTAGCGTTTTATCGTTTAATGGGGACCAGTTCTTCCTATAACTATTTTATGATTCGTTTAATCAATTTATTCGCGCTGATTTTTGGTTCATACTATGTCATTAAAGGTGAAATTACGACCGGTCAGTTTGTTGGCTTTATTTTATTATCGAATATTTTTGTGAAGCCAATTGAAAAAGTGAATACGATGATTGAAAGTTATCCGAAAGGGATTGCAGGCTTCAAGCGTTTTACGGAAGAAATTGATAAAGAACCGCTAATTAAAGATCATGCTGAGGCAGTGACTTTGCCGAAAGTACAAGGGAATATTCAGTATCAACATGTTTCGTTTGCGTATAGTGATGGTACGGAAGTCTTGAATGATATTAATTTAACGATTAAGCCTGGCGAAACGATTGCTTTTGTGGGGCCAAGTGGTGCGGGGAAAACCACGTTGACCAATTTGGTGCCACGTTTTTATGAGATTAGTGGGGGTTCGTTACAAATTGATGGTTATGATGTTCGTGACGTGACGCTGTCATCACTACGTAGTCAAATCGGGATTGTGCAACAGGAGGTCTTCTTATTCCCAGGAACGATTCGTGAAAATATCGCCTACGGTAAGTTGGACGCAACGGATGCTGAAATCCTGCAAGCTGTTAAGTTAGCTCATTTAGAAAAAGTGATTGACCAAATGCCAGAGGGGTTAGAAACGGTCATTGGTGAGCGTGGCGTGAAATTGTCAGGTGGTCAAAAACAACGTGTGGCAATCGCTCGCATGTTCTTGAAAAATCCGCCCATTCTAATTTTAGATGAAGCCACATCAGCGCTTGATACCGAAACCGAACAAGTCATTCAAGAATCGCTGTTTTCGTTAGCAGAAGGACGTACAACGTTAATTATTGCACATCGTTTAGCGACCATTAAGTACGCTACGCGTATTGTTGTCATTAATGAGCAAGGGATTGTCGAAAGTGGGACGCATGATGAATTATTAGCATTAAATGGTGCCTATAAAAAATTATATGACGCTCAATTTGCATAA
- the wecB gene encoding non-hydrolyzing UDP-N-acetylglucosamine 2-epimerase, whose amino-acid sequence MKKIMTVFGTRPEAIKMSPLVKELESRDNIETIVCVTGQHKEMLHQVLSVFDIAPDYDLEIMKHNQDLFDVTMAILDRIKPILVAEQPDVVLVHGDTSTTFATALACFYLRIPVGHVEAGLRTHNIYSPYPEEFNRQAVGLVSAFNFAPTEQAKANLLKEGKDEASIFVTGNTAIDALATTVNGDYRHEVLDWVDDARLITITAHRRENLGEPMRHMFKAIRRVVDEYPDIKVVYPIHMNPKIRELADEFFGDSDQMKIIPPLEVVEFHNLLANSYLILTDSGGIQEEAPSLGKPVLVMRDTTERPEGIAAGTLKLVGTEETTIYENFKLLLDDDATYQTMSVAANPYGDGTASRQIVDILLEKLS is encoded by the coding sequence GTGAAAAAAATAATGACGGTTTTCGGGACGCGCCCGGAAGCAATAAAAATGAGCCCCTTAGTGAAGGAACTAGAAAGCCGTGATAACATTGAAACGATCGTGTGTGTCACGGGTCAGCATAAAGAAATGTTGCATCAAGTATTGAGTGTGTTTGACATTGCACCAGACTACGATTTAGAAATTATGAAGCATAATCAAGATTTATTCGATGTGACGATGGCTATTTTAGATCGTATTAAACCGATATTAGTCGCAGAACAGCCTGATGTCGTGTTAGTACATGGTGATACATCAACGACATTTGCGACGGCCTTAGCGTGTTTTTATCTAAGAATTCCAGTCGGACATGTTGAAGCGGGACTTAGAACCCATAATATATATTCTCCTTATCCAGAAGAATTCAATCGTCAAGCAGTTGGGCTAGTGTCAGCCTTTAATTTCGCTCCAACCGAGCAAGCAAAAGCGAATTTGTTGAAGGAAGGCAAAGACGAAGCGAGCATCTTTGTTACGGGAAATACCGCGATTGATGCCCTGGCGACAACAGTCAACGGTGATTATCGTCATGAAGTGCTGGATTGGGTAGATGATGCGCGTTTAATTACGATTACCGCGCACCGTCGTGAAAACTTAGGTGAACCAATGCGCCATATGTTTAAAGCAATTCGTCGTGTGGTCGATGAATACCCGGATATTAAAGTGGTCTATCCTATCCACATGAACCCCAAAATTCGTGAACTAGCAGATGAATTTTTTGGTGATTCTGATCAGATGAAAATTATCCCACCGCTTGAAGTGGTAGAGTTTCATAATTTATTGGCAAATAGTTACTTAATCCTAACTGATAGCGGTGGCATTCAAGAAGAAGCCCCATCGTTAGGTAAACCAGTGTTGGTGATGCGCGACACGACCGAACGACCAGAAGGGATAGCAGCAGGTACCTTGAAATTAGTTGGAACAGAAGAAACAACGATTTATGAAAACTTCAAGTTATTGTTAGATGATGACGCGACGTATCAAACAATGTCTGTAGCAGCTAACCCGTATGGTGATGGTACTGCCAGCCGCCAAATTGTTGATATTTTGTTAGAAAAGTTAAGTTAA
- a CDS encoding DEAD/DEAH box helicase produces the protein MRWSIPERFIQRGRAYVDEGRVTKLSYDRQLEEWYAEVIGTKRYQVILDGTVKEQDCCNCPAWESRGYCKHTVAVELYLRDQGYNRVMSQNHSLQALEKSPNVSEKLISELNDQLTKVSQDVPPMQIEVLLESNGGMFDSPDNQTLMVSLRAGYRDGKMYMVRNISLFLLKYYQADFYETKQATYYLGEHAFDRASQKVLADLCSLVRHQEKLLDNHRGYSVPAKSLLLPKFMLKQWLRAEDDVRDLIECRVAGALGISSQWGQINPYATVISEDENETLTVEMLPTFDAFFPEEGYFCRGGLFSELNPQQLRIFTEFQHTLKKVPAFKLVFTNEQRQAFFDVIYPQLKQISDTHFDDQLALEWVDEPLKSVLTLQISGKQLVADVRFNYADYVFNYPENGTGDYQVIVQRDSLQEKRLVQQLENYGFKVKRDSLQRVFPKKEALYEFFTSELPVYRDHFDEVLVADDLQELFLEGMKYQPDITIDVESSWLDIKFDISGISEQEVDGILTSLLKGKNFHTLANGQMITLENEPYQRLADHLKKLASRPDFKLGHLQLPKYQSIVLAQQLADTNNVTLQPAFEQMIHDLREFETSELAVPSQFNGELRPYQLTGYRWMAMLQDYGFGGILADDMGLGKTIQTISYCLHIKETPSEPILIIAPASLVYNWKKEFERFAPSMKVAVINGDVASRQALLEQWSDFDVLLTSYGTYRQDEDKYRRHQCHTLFLDEAQMVKNTNTKTFQAIKRVKAQQRFALSGTPIENRVDEIWALFYLLMPGLLPSFKQFQSLSTEEIRHLIRPFILRRTKQEVLTELPDKVETTIYSELTPEQKVVYLAQLKEIQEQMSGMNTEQFRENRFSILSGITRLRQICCSPALFMPDYHGESGKLKQLEALVESALASGRRMLIFSQFTSMLSIIEARLAKMGQEVFYLRGSTSSAKRQEMVDAFNDGQHSIFLISLKAGGTGLNLTGADTVILYDLWWNPAVEEQATGRAHRMGQEKEVEVWRLVAEGTIEEKIVSLQAQKKSLFTDILGSSATQLTEEDIRQLLLE, from the coding sequence ATGAGATGGTCAATACCAGAACGTTTTATCCAAAGAGGGCGCGCTTATGTTGATGAGGGGCGTGTCACCAAATTAAGTTATGATCGTCAATTAGAAGAATGGTATGCGGAGGTTATCGGTACTAAGCGCTATCAAGTCATTTTGGATGGCACGGTGAAGGAACAGGACTGTTGTAACTGTCCAGCGTGGGAGTCGCGCGGTTACTGTAAACACACGGTGGCGGTTGAATTGTATTTGCGTGATCAAGGATACAATCGTGTGATGAGTCAAAATCATTCCTTGCAAGCATTAGAAAAATCACCAAATGTGTCCGAAAAATTGATTAGTGAGCTAAACGACCAGTTGACCAAAGTATCGCAAGATGTTCCACCTATGCAGATTGAAGTGTTATTGGAAAGTAATGGTGGTATGTTTGATAGTCCCGACAATCAGACGTTAATGGTCAGCTTACGTGCGGGTTATCGTGATGGAAAAATGTACATGGTACGTAATATCTCGTTATTTCTACTTAAGTATTATCAAGCTGACTTTTATGAAACAAAGCAAGCAACGTACTATCTGGGTGAGCATGCGTTTGATCGTGCTAGTCAGAAAGTATTAGCTGATTTATGTAGCTTAGTGAGACATCAAGAAAAATTACTCGATAATCATCGAGGGTATTCGGTACCAGCAAAAAGTTTATTGTTGCCAAAGTTTATGTTGAAACAGTGGCTAAGAGCGGAGGATGATGTCCGTGATTTAATTGAGTGTCGCGTGGCAGGTGCATTAGGAATTTCAAGTCAGTGGGGGCAAATCAATCCTTATGCTACCGTGATTTCAGAAGATGAAAACGAGACGTTGACCGTCGAGATGTTACCGACATTTGATGCTTTTTTTCCAGAAGAAGGTTACTTTTGTCGTGGGGGACTATTTAGCGAACTGAATCCGCAACAACTAAGGATTTTTACTGAGTTCCAGCATACATTGAAAAAAGTTCCAGCATTTAAACTAGTGTTTACCAACGAACAACGCCAAGCTTTTTTTGATGTGATTTATCCGCAATTGAAACAGATTAGTGATACCCACTTTGATGATCAATTGGCGTTGGAATGGGTCGATGAACCATTGAAATCTGTGCTTACTTTGCAGATTAGTGGGAAGCAATTGGTGGCAGATGTTCGTTTTAATTATGCTGACTATGTATTTAACTATCCTGAGAACGGGACGGGCGATTATCAAGTGATCGTGCAACGTGATAGCTTGCAAGAAAAACGTTTAGTTCAACAGTTAGAAAACTATGGTTTCAAAGTTAAAAGGGACTCTTTACAACGCGTTTTCCCGAAAAAGGAAGCCTTGTATGAATTTTTTACGAGTGAATTGCCAGTATATCGTGACCACTTCGACGAGGTACTAGTGGCGGATGATTTACAAGAACTGTTCTTAGAAGGAATGAAGTACCAACCGGATATTACGATTGATGTGGAGAGTTCGTGGTTAGATATTAAATTTGATATTTCGGGTATTTCCGAACAAGAAGTGGATGGCATTTTGACGAGCTTATTAAAAGGGAAAAATTTCCATACCTTAGCTAACGGCCAAATGATTACTTTAGAAAATGAGCCATATCAACGTTTAGCCGATCATCTGAAAAAATTGGCGAGTCGTCCTGACTTTAAGCTAGGTCATCTACAACTGCCTAAGTATCAAAGTATTGTATTGGCTCAACAACTAGCTGATACCAATAATGTGACGTTACAGCCAGCATTTGAGCAGATGATTCATGATTTACGTGAATTTGAAACAAGCGAGTTAGCTGTGCCGTCTCAGTTTAACGGGGAATTACGACCGTATCAATTAACAGGTTATCGTTGGATGGCGATGTTACAAGATTATGGTTTTGGTGGAATTTTAGCCGACGATATGGGATTAGGGAAAACCATACAAACGATTAGTTATTGCCTACATATCAAAGAAACACCGTCAGAACCGATTTTAATTATCGCACCAGCAAGTCTTGTTTATAATTGGAAAAAAGAATTTGAACGTTTTGCTCCTAGCATGAAGGTGGCGGTTATTAACGGGGATGTCGCTAGTCGTCAGGCACTGTTAGAACAGTGGTCTGATTTTGATGTGCTTTTGACTTCTTATGGCACTTATCGTCAAGATGAGGATAAGTACCGAAGGCATCAGTGTCATACATTGTTTTTAGACGAGGCACAAATGGTCAAAAATACCAACACTAAAACGTTCCAAGCAATCAAACGTGTGAAAGCTCAGCAACGTTTTGCCCTTAGTGGCACTCCGATTGAAAATCGTGTGGATGAGATTTGGGCATTATTCTACTTATTGATGCCGGGGTTATTACCATCATTCAAACAATTTCAATCACTGTCGACCGAAGAAATTCGTCATTTGATTCGTCCGTTTATTTTACGTAGAACGAAGCAAGAAGTTTTGACGGAATTGCCCGATAAAGTTGAAACAACGATTTATAGCGAGTTAACACCAGAACAAAAAGTCGTTTACTTAGCGCAATTAAAAGAAATTCAAGAACAGATGAGTGGTATGAATACTGAACAATTTCGTGAGAATCGTTTTAGTATTTTATCAGGGATTACCCGTTTACGCCAAATTTGTTGTAGTCCAGCGTTATTTATGCCGGATTATCACGGTGAATCAGGTAAGTTAAAACAACTTGAGGCTTTAGTTGAATCGGCTTTAGCAAGTGGTCGTCGCATGTTAATCTTCTCCCAGTTTACAAGTATGTTGTCGATTATTGAGGCGCGTTTAGCGAAAATGGGACAAGAAGTCTTTTATTTACGAGGCAGTACTTCAAGTGCTAAGCGTCAGGAAATGGTCGATGCCTTTAATGATGGTCAGCATTCGATTTTCCTGATTTCGCTAAAAGCAGGCGGCACCGGTCTGAATTTAACGGGAGCTGATACGGTTATTTTATATGATCTATGGTGGAATCCGGCTGTCGAAGAGCAAGCGACCGGACGCGCGCATCGTATGGGACAAGAAAAAGAAGTCGAAGTTTGGCGTTTAGTGGCAGAGGGCACAATTGAAGAAAAAATTGTTAGTTTGCAAGCACAAAAGAAAAGTCTCTTCACAGATATTTTAGGTTCAAGTGCGACGCAATTGACAGAAGAAGATATAAGACAGTTGTTATTGGAATAA